A window of Acropora muricata isolate sample 2 chromosome 6, ASM3666990v1, whole genome shotgun sequence genomic DNA:
gggtcgcgtaattcctcgataggcgcacaaccatggtcacggataaGCAGATTGGTAAAAagctgaacttttctcggattttcttgttcttcacgactcttaagagcgctaaataacatgtatgtggagggaatatcattgggctatatggaaatggaaattttatcgggattgaggacttctgcttgtgaagggagatcaaattgtggagtgatgtggggctccggaggtgacgagtgtgcagccttcgcttcgcttgagagtgtataaacgcgtacggatttcactatctcggcaatgggtaatgaattgacacaaaaacaaaagtgaacaacatatttgaggtagggaaagtttatttcgagagaaagacgttcagtttttcaacttgacttaatttttaactcttttcaccattaaactctcttactagataatacttatatagatcgcgttgtgagcttggggtgcctgtggttGAAATTGCCCGACTGAAATAGAAGGCGAACATTGCTTTTTCTCTCTTTAACAGTGACTTAGAAAGAAACCAAATAACGAGAATAGAAGCACATTCCTTTATCAATCAACACCAACTGAAGACCTTGTAAGTAAAGTGAAGCAGGTACAAATTAAGGAAAATGCATAATGCAAGCAGAGATCTACCGAATTCTAATTTGCAACCTCATCCTATTCACTAAAGAACTTGTTTAACTTTAAATACTTTTACTTTGAGTTGGTCTatttaaatgactgtcgaaaaaccaaaaccacagcaattactccgaccaatcacaacaggagcagacagctcgatgaaccaatcacaattcctagaaattacctgtaactcgctcgaagcgcgggaaaaatcacgcgtacatggtgcgattgggtttggttttgcttctcattggttgaaaaaactagCGCaagtctttttagccaatcactaagcgtagcaatcgcaatcacgtaattactttcgacagtcatttgaaaactgctccattACAGAAGCGCGCGTGGGATGTATGTaaatggtaaaaaaagaaaacagctaGCGAGGCTATCATATCCAACAACTGTAAATTAATCTAATTATTGTCGGCTTCCATCAGTTTGAAAATATTGTTGACGTTTGACCTTGCTTTTGCAAACGAATCAACAAACATCTGACCTAATGAGCGTAATTTAATGAGTTACTGATTACTCTGGAATAACAAGGCACGAGTAGGCATATAATTCCGTGTCAAAGTTGTTAAATAACTGTCAAATTAGCGTATTTTGCTCCCCTATTCTGTCTTTAGGATATTAAAAAGCAACAAGATTCGTGTTCTAGAAACTGGTACCTTCAAAGGACTCGTCAAACTAACTGAACTGTAAGGCTAGAAATGAATGTTTTATGTTAATCGTTTTTCAATTAACTTGCTTGCCCGCGGGCAATAATTTAGATTTACTCTCcttattttaatgttttcttACTATTTATAGAAGTCTCTCGGATAACCCCATTGAAAAGATAGAGAAGGGTGCTTTTTATGGACTTGAAAAACTGCGTTCTCTGTGAGTGGCTCGCGACCATCTTTACTTATTAATTTTCTACTTCTGTTATCCTTGTTTATCTAATTTCGAGTATTATGAAATGTCTTTTCGTCTGTTCTCTTTGCTAGGAATTTAAGCAACATGAAGCTCTCTTCAATATCTTCTGGGGCTTTCAACGGAATGGATTCTTTACGTGAGCTGTGAGTTCACCTTACTCTGTTGCCTTGTAGCTTTAGCGTGATGCCTGCTTTTGAATGGTTTTCATTTCACAAAGAATAATCATGCGCATgcgtttcttttcttcattttttcgcCTGAATAGTTTAAAAACCTCAACTCTCTTTGttagccaatcagagaaaagGAAATATGACTTGTGACTCTCATGCAATTTCACGCCGTTAGCGATAGCCACGTGTGTTTATTTCGTGACATGATTTGCCCATTGATTGTCTTTTCATCTCTTGTAATTGGCTGataaaaatagaaaaccaaacgAGGGGTAGTTTTGCTGTCCTTatcttttgcttgtttgttcgTTCTCTCTTTAGATACTTAGGTAACAATGAAAACTTACAGCAGCTACCACTGGATATATTTAGCAGCATTTCACTTCGCTTCCTGTAAGTACAGTGCTTGAATTCAAGGCCTAACCTTATTTGCAAGGATTTGCCAGGGTTATCGATTTTGTTGTTATAATGGTAGCGGTTGTTTCACTGTATTTATCGTGTTCAATTGGTTCAACTTAGACTGAGTGTTCTATTACTGGATTAGCACTAAGAACTCACAAGTTAAGATAACAGTTAGAAGATTTACAATTTCGTGATCCTGTAAAAAAACTAAGATGACGATTGCGTAACAGCGAGAACTTCACTAATCTACATATttaataggaaaaaaatgatttctGCTCGTTCTTCGGGCCCCGCACGTCCATTCCATTCTAATGCATTTGTTTGTCGTCCTCTGCGAAACAGCGAAGTAAAATGAACAACTTTTAAAACATGACGCTTACATGTCATTCATTTCTCTTTAAATTTTCAATCCGTTCATGCTGGTTTAATTTTTATACAGAAACTGTTCATTTTAGATTTTTTTATGTTACAAATAATGTAGGCTGAAGATGTAGGCTCCCTGTTGTTGCTTGCAGAGGACGGCGcagcttcttttctctgtttttcctccttttcccttttttcagcTAAAAATATAATCAACCTGTGGCATCTTGAATGCCTTAGTAGTTTTCGTTTCTTAAATTGCCTATTATTGTGGACTTAACAGTACAACAAAGATGTCACGAATACAGATTTTTGCAAAAAGCAAGTTCTTCTCCAGTTGAAGGTCTGCTACCTTATTCATTGAATTATCTTTTGCTTCACCATATCATacgtggcccacaagggacatgctgcaaattaaacagttgctgcaaataaaataaagttgctgcaaattaaaaaacgttgctgcaaataaaagaaagttgctatacataaaataaagttgttgcaaattgaataaatctGCTGCAAATTTggaatagttgctgcaaatgctttcaaaacgagttgctgcaaattaaggacggtgcctactattgttactgcgcatacgttctgcgcatctccagatactcggatttcctatcgccagtgcttactaatacagggatatttttgcgcggtttaaaactatccgcagaaagtagatcttagtaagtactcttgctatccaaaaagaaaattgggggtaaccatggatttttgagagataattaagcttcaatttgagaaagaacgccgtacatgctttgtattttaaagctttttaaagatattattcatgaattatctttgaaaaatgcgtggttacccccaattttctttttggatttcaataggacttgttaaaaTCTACGTTTCCTGcttaatcacacaccggggaaaaaacatctttaattagtaggcaccgtccttaaaagaatggaaaaactggaaaaacgtcatggagtacgaatacaaaatggtcgattttgagaacgaagttctgatcaaccaaatAGATGACttatccgcccgcatgttaagaaaactggcacgagtaaatgacgtgacactgtcatgtattcacttgaccctacgcaattcatttcattcccattcttatggtaagaactagattTAGAGGGagcctgcgcatgcgcaagcgaaataccaagacaacagtacctctggacgttgtgccagagcgtcgtaccaaacgatttcccccgagatttcggcccgtgggtcgcttttgtgagctaaggttcagatacctatcgtcaccgacaggcagggagggagagatcagtcggcccctagaccatatgagacagatcccattcatccactcaactcgactCATTCATAGTAtcaatttccatatatatagAAGAGTTttgtagatattttctccatgtggtacgctcaggtgtgtactaatgtagaccatattaacaattgcgcacgcgctctagcaaggacactcatgttttaggaaatttgtccgaatagtcacacaggccaagaaaaaattTGTGATAGcctcccgctcaaaaatataaaactcctagtaccTACTCCTCCTTCTTTCAGtgcacacttttgatgttttaatttgcagcaacattcttctAATTTGCGGCAACtcgttttaaaaatttgcaccaactattttaaatttgcagcaactttatttaatttgcagcaactttattttacttGCAGCAAagatttttaatttgcagcaactttattttatttacagcAAGTTTTTAAATTGCAGcttgtcccttgtgggccaccgtaataTCATTTGGGTCACGATTTTCTTTCAGACAAGCcgacaaatttgaattttgctgCATAGCCAGACTTTCTGGACCACAATGCGACGCTCCAAAGGACCTCTTCTCTTCTTGTAACAACCTGATGGCTAACATGACATTGAGGCTATCCATATGGATTCTGGGAAGTATAGCGCTGTTCGGCAATGCCTTTGTACTTCTATGGCGGTTGAAAACAAAGAGTGATAACAGAGTGCATGCGCTGTTGCTGTTGAATCTGGCAATTGCTGACTTTTTTATGGGAATCTACTtagctctgattggttctgtGGATGCTTTTTATCGCGGCAGGTACTTTATATACAACGACAGATGGAAGCACAGCCCCTTGTGCCAGTTCAGCGGATTTGTGTCCACATTGTCGAGCGAAGCGTCCGTGATGATATTAACCGTTATGACATTGGATAGATATGTCACCATTGTACACCCATTCAAGCATTTTGGATTGAGCATTCGCGGAGCACACGTGACATTGGTCATCACGTGGATAGCCGCGTTTGTTCTCGCGGGAGTTCCACTCACGGGTATACCTTACCTTAAAGAATTTTACGCCCGCTCTGGTGTTTGTCTTCCTCTTCATTTAACAGCGGATAAGCCAGCGGGATGGGAGTATTCggtgtttttatttttagccTTAAACTTTGCATCTTTTATGATTATCTTTTTTCTCTATTTAATCATGTTTCTAAAGATtaaaaaaactcgaaaactgaGTGGAGCGGGACCGGCCGTTTCATCCATTGGCTCGAGAATGGTCTTCATTGTTTTAACAGATTTTTGTTGCTGGATTCCTATAATCATCATCGGCATAGCTTCACTTGTTGGTATGGAAGCTCCTCCATCAGTGTACGCTTGGGTAGCAGTGTTCGTTCTTCCTCTGAACTCAGCGTTAAATCCAATCCTCTACACGATCTCCACCGCAAATTTTCGTCGGAAATTTCGTCGCACCTTACGAAAGGAAATTCCGATGACGATCGCTTCCGAAAATACTTATATTGAGTCAAGAACTATGGATTCCGGACATGTGCGGTCGGTCTTTCTATCTGCTTCCAACGAAGAATCCAATTTGCTGAACGGCAAAGTCAACGAATCGGGCGTGTGAGCTGCGAATGCTTTACTAACCAAGAGGCACCAGAAAAGAGAATTCCTGGTGATCTCTATTTTCACGCCAATTTCGGTTGTTCAAACGTGGATATACCTCTATCCATTCCATACAACTCTGTCCGGCTGATAAGCGTTGTCAAAACTTAAACAGTTAGTCGCAATAGTCAAGTCTAGTCAAGATATAGCGATAATAGAGGTATGTCCAGAATTGCATGTAGTTTGATCAGATGCATATATATTTCCTCTCCCTTCTTGCTAAAATTCGccatcacttctggcaagaaGTACGGACAAAAAAAGGTGATcgattagggagcttaagcaaacacgacgtcgacagcagcgagaacgtcatctgaaaatttaacttcgcgtttctgcaaataacgtctcaattattcaaagtcataaTGATtccaaaatgtgttctaactttcctggaattaaattggaaacaGCTTTTCAGAGATAAgtagacaaaattgaacatttgccatcatatgctcacgtcgttcACACAACGTTAATTGCAataaaaggtcatttcacgtcgtagaaagaacgagaacgtctgcaaaatgtccaaaaatgaaaaatgcacgtgcaaaactatggtttttcattgtcaaatatgcacatTTGTGACCTTCATGTTGCCGTAGTCATCATGGTTGCTTAAGTTCTCCAGTAAGTGTCTTCCCAACTTAACTCTTCAAAGAAGCAATATACAGTTACCCCAAACtcaactttaaaaaaaaggaactaGCACAAATTCCAACTATAACACTAAGAAAAGTGGTTTATGCTTTGACGCGGGGCATTTGATGAAGCTTAATTAAGTAAGCAAGTAGTTTGCAGCATTTCTCGACGTGTCTTTTGAAATAGTTGAAATACCAAAGAAACGTTCACCACTTTGATTTACAATGAAAAGTAGCCCAAAATGGACTCAGATGACGTAAAGGAAAGTGACCATACAAATGCCAATCAAATGAGACAGACAAtggaatgaaccaatcagagcccGGTTGCTCGATGCATGGTTAGGGCTTAGACCATTGATTAAGAAGTAGCGAAACacatacgtttctatggtatttaatgctggttagcgctaaccacacctcgtttctcgaaagtcccaaaacgTTTCGGGCGTAGTTCGGGTGACAATATTCTTTGTATGTTCAAAAGGAAGGCGTCTCGGAGCACCAGACTATgcagttatttaaatttttattccctttaaaacatatgaaaagatcagcCGTACAGAATACGCAGGTctgagttttacgaatggctttacgggcccgaaaagcgTTCGGGTCTTTCGAGGAGCGGCCCCCAGGTTTTTAAGCAAATACACGCTGTTAGCCACGGGAGAACATTAGCCACGAAACCAGTTCTTTCATTTttcgttctgattggttctccgAGGGGAAAATGTGTCATGTGACTTTGGAACTGGCCTCATAATCAACTCAAGTAATTGTAGCCGAACTAAACAATAAACACTCAATGAttggtcccgaggggaacagtgaattttgtttcccgagaatctcaatgtttcccgagacgaagtcgacgtcatagttttcgcaatgttgcccgTTCATTGCATTTGCCGGGAAACAGTTTccttgttagatgtcatgtgaccatgaactagccaatgaatgggcgcgcTGTAGCGGGAACAACGCCAGCTAAACACAGCTAAACAataataggcgaatctttgctgacgtcattgtttacatttttgctcattagcatacgacttacctaatagaagcagtggccgtatatatgagttaaatgcaaaagttgaaagagctgattaagttgagcaatttgtgcaattttcagctctttgcaagcagtattgacggaaatatcagacatcaaaaactgcgaaattgctgggtggcaaaaaagttaatgagccttacatcccctgtaaaatttggagtttttagaagagaatttctccgaaaccattcgatgaattggactcaaattttcagaggaCACTTAAACtcttatgccctttcaatattcagagtttttattttattagcgtcatcagatagtgataagcatatgttaatgacgcaaaaagtgtaaacaaagattcgcctataggcTCTTAATTCACGGAAGAAACTAACCCCAAGTAGAATGCACAAACAGTAGTGACAAAACATGCCTGcaaaagaatgaaaagaaaactgatGTAAAGATTGCAATGGCGATAAAAAAGCGGGCGAAATTTCGAAGACACGCGACAAGAGGGAAGCACCAAAAATTTAACTGTCGTTTGCTTTTCGCGCTCACTTGTATCGCTCACCGAAATTCGAGACCATTGCATTCGCAGTAGACAGAGGAGTTTATTTGGGTTCGTTATGTTCTAACGGCCTTTTTTTCTGCAAACGGCATGGCAGTGTAAGTATCAACAAAAACAAGTAAAACtaaattatgaagaaaaaaagcttCAACACACCCACCAGCTGAGTGCAGCTTCAATGGCATAAAAGTTCTAAACCTTGCACTCATGAAAAATAAGACAGTTTTTGGCAAAAGTGTATTTTTAATTAATCAAATATATCATGGAAAGGACAGTGTCTAGAAAATCGACCTGGTAAACTCTTGATATGATAATCAATATTATCATTACATTAAAGATGACAGAAATTGTCAAAATGGATCCATACTGGTTTTAACAATCACAAGAAGCTGACTTTAGCCTGAAGTGTGATTACTTGCAAGGCCAAATTATAAAGGAAGcactgccttttttttttcatccaagGAGATATTGAAAAAGCTGCTATTTAAGGTCAACAGTTTAAAAacacttgacaaagaaactTGAGAATTCTTCTCCTTTGTGTGACTTTGTATCTAACGATCCATCCAAAGACACTCAGCTCAACTTCCAGAGAAAGTGAAAGAAACttgaagataattattattaacatccTTAACAACTTAAGGAAACCAACATAATTACAGCACATTAAAATAACACAAGTAACAATTTTCTTGACCTGATGATTCACACTTAATTCATGGTGTCACCATGAACATCACAATAATGACTGTTATTCATATAAAAGACTGCATTTTTTCTCACAGTTATTAAAATGTGCAATATGTCAAAGAGGAATGAATGAGTTTTGTTAGCTGTTACTAAAATTAGCTACTATTccaccatttttcatgggcacCTTTCATTTCTGTAATGATTACCATAACTGCCTGCATTTCAGCATTTTTGGGCGGAAGTGGGCATGTGCGATAGCGAAGTACATCACCTTCTTTAGGAACATATTCTCCCTCAATactgaaagaacaaaaataaataactcAGGGTTTCCACAAAGGCAAtactatttaatattattatcacatCTTTCTGCTAGTGCACATGTTATGATTGGTCAACTTAGCCAGCTCCATTTAACTATACAGTGTGCTAAATTCATAAGTTTGTATGGCTTGCCATAAGGTCTCTAGAAGAGAACTTTGAAACAAAACATGTTTAAAGGATCAGTACGGAAACAGTGAAAAAACAGAAATATGGAACAAGATATCCCAGACTTTCAAGTTGATTTCTTCAAGTTTCTGGATGAAGGAAAGAggcaataatattataatagagaaacaataaaaacaaaatttaagatGCCTTGAGTCAAGAAGTAGATGATTCAAAACTGATGCAGAAAGGAGTAATCTAATTAATAAACGTCTTACTACCTAATCTTGTTTTCTCAGTCGTTAGAGAAAATTATGGATCCTCATTTTTTCCCCTCCAATTTTTGGGCTGTGCCCTTCCTGTTTGGGTTATAAATTGAAGGAGAATTATCTACAGTGCAGCTGTCAAACTGGCTAGAAAAAGGAATATATTGTAAGCAGTAACCACTCAATGTGTGACCGTTTTTGAGCACTTTCCTTTGAGTGTTGTAATAAAAAGGCATCTTGTCTTTTCCGAATTTTGGTGTCTCTAAACAAAGCAACGTTGGTCATGTTCTTCTTCCAAATTAACCCTCAAAGAATTGGACAATAGTTTTATTTCTTATGCAAACAATTTGCTTTGATTTGGTGAGAAAACTAGCAAACACTTACATACATGTCTAATGTGACCACATGATGTGATTCACATTACTTGGTATAGGTATCACAAGGTGTCCTTCAGAATTGTATTTAGTGCTGTTTGGTTTGAGTTCTAGATAATGGTTGGCCTTAAAGAGATATGAAGAGACATCTACCCAACATGGAAGGAATCTCAATATGGAAGTGcccggaggggggggggggggtactcatTTATTTGGGTTATACGGGTACGTGCCCGCTGGACAGGGTATGATTTTTTGGCCTcactgtcctaaacagggtattcaatttgacttgcctctgtCCTAAACCTGTCCTAAATAGGGTACGGTACTATGAGCCAAGGGACTTGGCTCATAGTACTGTGTGCAGTCTATTTCTTTTCTTAGCCTGCGACCTGAGGCCTGcaagaagttgaaagagctcGCAATTGAGCGGCGGACAAGCGACGCGTTTCTTTTCCTGgtttgcataatatcaactgagTAAACCGACTGACTTATTGCACAgtttaaattcatgtaaaaccagtgagtgtgcattttgtcacttgtcctaaacagggtcgtgAAATGGAAGCTGCTGTCCTACACAGGGTAGGGTTTTTAGCTTATTCATGTCCTAAATAAGCTCAGGATTTCCAACCCTCAGCGGCACCCCTATGTCAACTACCCCCCTCCCCCCGTGGGCAGTGCATTAGACACATTATCACACTATACTGCTTTGATATTAAAAGTACTTAACAACTTACTCAGAAATGTGCACAAATATATCTTTGCCTCCATCATGAGGTGTAATAAAGCCATGACCTTTACTTCTACAAAAGCTTTTGCATGTTCCTGTCTGTTCTGGTGATTCCGCAGCAATCTTTGATCTAGCAAGAGAAACAGATACCTCAGAATAAACAAATGGAaataatgaaacatttcaaGTTGTACAGAAATCTAGCACCAGGACttgtggctccctatagttctttttttgtttggctctgtttttttttttaacattcaattattactttatttacaCTAAAGATACTTCCACTACTTAACTGCAggaataattatattattgtaCTTATTACTAACACTACTTACAAAACGCATTTTTCTAAACTTTAAATAGCTACTTTATTGCAATCCAATCCAAATTTAAtacatatagattattacatgttaagagcctgatatcattttttattcacgagtttttaaaaCCATATTGCGAATGAGCGAGTCTTCAAGCTAGTGAGCAGTATGGTATTAAAGacgagtgaataaaaaaaaatcaggctcttaacatgtattaatttgtttattacataatacatgcttaaaaaaaatcaagctgccaagttgaagtacaagaaagcgttgataaaactgcaaagcaattcttccggccaaagcaattcttcccgccaaatttggcgccaggcatcagctaaaatataacgtgcaacccgattggtccagccaaattattacactctatttgattggacaattcaaacccgtgaagtgatatgatatcatttcactcagtgaaatgatatcatatcacttcacgggtatcatttttatttacggctttatcacactgatatccatacataattaacaattagactacgagcccgagttttctacgagcagatagtcaatgaggcgcagccgagttgactatcgctcgtagaaaacgagggcgagtagtctaattgttttagtataaatttactcgtagtctcattgcatagaaatgtaaagtaatgtttaggaaaaaatattttattgtgtttacatcggcaattcaaaggtttgaAACACTGTGcttgatgtgcactgaggtgtgaaacaagcatcacgtgttcaaaatagccgactttcattggctattcacagctgtagactatcagcagatagtctacgagtaatatagccaatcagattcacggattcacgatagactacaagtaaatttatactaatatgtaataaaatacaATACGTCATTACAACAGagcaacaataaattattaggGTTAACTATGACTAAGAACTTAACTATAAAAACCAGACTGTGAAATATGACATAGTGAAAATGGATGGCTCTGTCTTGCCCCAtgttagaaaacattttcctaTTCTGTCCACCTCTAACCACTTCCTATATTCTGCTTTAAATCCCTTCTTGCCACCACACATCTTTACAAAACTGCAACACTAGATTTACAGCAAAGTGCACTTAGCTACC
This region includes:
- the LOC136920800 gene encoding calcium-regulated heat-stable protein 1-like, with the protein product MSSDSKEGSPICHEDGKSPVDQARVHAGPTKRSSTPDSSPLPSMKFPFKVPSPVPTRRTRTSSQSKIAAESPEQTGTCKSFCRSKGHGFITPHDGGKDIFVHISDIEGEYVPKEGDVLRYRTCPLPPKNAEMQAVMVIITEMKGAHEKWWNSS
- the LOC136920794 gene encoding G-protein coupled receptor GRL101-like isoform X2, yielding MPSVNLFVSVVLLSVWIQTKSEKQTCPFVTENKKCCRLPFEYNNRRYEECTADVKEKAWKFHWGNPWCFAETDDRNRKYRCLRNENSCGGARTQTAGVISSSNFPQNYKTNVSCSWKIQVDSANYITLNFTDFELENSSKCAHARVSVYDGLNSSDPSLGVFCGNELPRGIRSSSNKMLVEFIAGRGDLFKGFRAYYDSGDCRVRSYGGNGGGACCVFPFTYKGKLFNDCAKQDDAHPSNLWCSVTPNFDRDEKRGFCIAEDVPCGVGKFECKNYHWWKRCIDMKYRCDGNPNCADNSDEKDCPFMVNPDACVVFYTLKFPNNKSNVAFKMDRNCNYENRCNATKNQGPGKPCNFSDSFKCRNNLCVPNYWRCDGKDDCGDRSDEHDCPYEFDTSKEACSWTSHCVKDGWEAHLGNETPVIKSLAICSRKNITAIPTYLPTKLTVLLIPGGKIARIERFNFARYSSLRKIDLERNQITRIEAHSFINQHQLKTLILKSNKIRVLETGTFKGLVKLTELSLSDNPIEKIEKGAFYGLEKLRSLNLSNMKLSSISSGAFNGMDSLRELYLGNNENLQQLPLDIFSSISLRFLQADKFEFCCIARLSGPQCDAPKDLFSSCNNLMANMTLRLSIWILGSIALFGNAFVLLWRLKTKSDNRVHALLLLNLAIADFFMGIYLALIGSVDAFYRGRYFIYNDRWKHSPLCQFSGFVSTLSSEASVMILTVMTLDRYVTIVHPFKHFGLSIRGAHVTLVITWIAAFVLAGVPLTGIPYLKEFYARSGVCLPLHLTADKPAGWEYSVFLFLALNFASFMIIFFLYLIMFLKIKKTRKLSGAGPAVSSIGSRMVFIVLTDFCCWIPIIIIGIASLVGMEAPPSVYAWVAVFVLPLNSALNPILYTISTANFRRKFRRTLRKEIPMTIASENTYIESRTMDSGHVRSVFLSASNEESNLLNGKVNESGV